From Scyliorhinus torazame isolate Kashiwa2021f unplaced genomic scaffold, sScyTor2.1 scaffold_328, whole genome shotgun sequence, a single genomic window includes:
- the LOC140406158 gene encoding uncharacterized protein, translating into MEKPWKCEDCGKGFKGPYGLERHQRSHTGARPFTCSVCETGFTAPCQLERHQRSHTGERPFTCSQCEKGFTDIGNLRRHERVHTGERPFTCSQCEKGFTDIGSLRRHERDHTGERPFTCSDCGKEFTRLFHLQRHHRVHTGESPFTCTVCGKEFTQLPNLQRHQRVHTGERPFICTVCDKGFTRLSHLQRHQSAHTGERPFTCTVCDKGFTRLPHLQNHQRVHTGEKPFICNVCDMGFTQLSSLLKHNVTHTKSRPFKCSECRRGFKSSQLLMSHQRVHSEERPFTSPTGKSFTRSSLAEPQCHSQQ; encoded by the coding sequence atggagaaaccatggaaatgtgaggattgtggaaaGGGGTTCAAAGGTCCGTATggactggaaaggcatcaacgcagtcacactggagcgaggccgttcacctgctctgtgtgtgagacggGATTCACAGCCCCGTgccagctggaaaggcatcaacgcagtcacactggagaaaggcctttcacctgctctcagtgtgaaaagggattcactgacattggcaacctgcggagacacgaaagagttcacactggagagaggcctttcacctgctctcagtgtgaaaagggattcactgacattggtagcctgcggagacacgaacgagatcacactggagagaggcctttcacctgctctgactgtgggaaggaattcactcggttattccacctgcagagacaccatcgagttcacactggggagagtccgttcacctgcactgtgtgtgggaaggaattcactcagttacccaacctgcagagacaccagagagttcacaccggggagaggccgttcatctgcactgtgtgtgataagggattcactcggttatcccacctgcagagacaccagagcgctcacactggggagaggccattcacctgcactgtgtgtgataagggattcactcgcttaccccacctgcagaaccaccagcgagttcacaccggggagaagccgttcatctgcaatgtgtgtgatatgggattcactcaattatccagcctgctgaaacacaatgtcactcacaccaagagcaggccctttaaatgctctgaatgcaggaggggtttcaaaagctcacagctactgatgtcccaccagcgcgttcactctgaggagagaccgttcacttcTCCGACTGGAAAAagcttcactcggtcatcacttgctgaaccacaatgtcactcacagcaatga